The nucleotide sequence ATCGCCTGGCCGAACTGCGCCTGATGCGCGCCTTTCCCGCCCCCGGGCGCAACGCCGAACCCTGCCCGCAGGGGCCGCTTGCCTTGATATGCGAGCAGCAATTCCAGCGCACGGTCAACGGCAGTTTCAGGCTGGCCACGGTGCGGGCGCGCCTGCCCGGCGGGCCGGTGCTGGCAGAGGTCAATGGCCTGCTGTCGCTGTTGCCATGAGGCGCGCGCGCGCGGCCCAGCAGGGCTTCACCCTGATCGAAGTGCTGGTGGCCCTGGCGCTGATGGCGCTGCTGAGCCTGATTTCGTGGCGCGCCCTGGATATGGTGGAACGGTCCAGCGAGCGCCTGCAGGCCAGCGGCGACGACACGCTGGCGCTGGTGCGGGTGCTGGGCCAGATAGAAAGCGATATCGGCCGGCATGCGGGCAACGGCGTCCTGCCCTCGGGCACGCCGTGGAATCCGTCGGCCCGCGCCGGCGCCCTGCTGCCGCCCGGCATCCAGTGGCACGACCCGGTGCTGTCGCTGGTGCGCTCGGCCCAGGGCGGCGCCTGGCAGCAAGTGGCCTGGGGCACGGAAAACGGCAGCCTGCGGCGGGCGGCGGGGCCGGCCGCGCGGACATTGCCTTTACCCGAGGCCCGGGCCGGCGAGGTCATGCTGGAACATATCAATGTGTTTGCCGTGCGGGCCTGGATACCGGGCCAGGGCTGGACGCTGCCCGGGGCGTCCAATGCCCGGAAGTCGGCGACCGGGCTGGAGATCACCATCGGGCGCCGGCACAACGGCCGCAACGAGATCTACCGCAAAGTGGTGCAGCTGCCATGACCGCGCCCTGGTCCGCCTTGCGCAGCCCGTCGCCGGGCCCGGAACGCCACCCCGGCTCGCAACGGGGCATGGCCGTAATTGCCGCGCTGGTGGTGGTTGCGGCGGCCGCCATCACCGCCGCTGCCATTCTGGAACGGCAGGCGCTACTGGTGGACACGCTTACCGTTGAACGCGACCGCACGGACGCGCAATGGATACTGCGCGGCGGCCTGGACTGGTCGCGCATCATTCTGCTGAACGACGCCCGCCGCAATGCGGTCACCCGCAACAGCGCGGTGTGGGCCCAGCCCATCGTGGGGCTGGAAATCAGCACCCCCGACGGCATGCGCAAGGCCTATTTTTCAGGGCAGATCGAGGACGAGCAAGGCAAGTACAACATCTGGCGCTTGGCGCAACAGGGCGTGGTGCGGCCCCGGGAACTGGCGGTGCTGCGCAAGCTGCTGGCGGCCCTGGGCCTGCAGGAATCATTGGCCCAGACCGTGGCCAGCCGGGTCGCCGATTCGCAGGGCGGCCCGGGCCGCCGGCAGGCCCGGCCGGGCTTGCGCACGCCGGGCGAGCTGGCCGGGCTGGAAGGCATATCGCCCGACGTCGCGGCCACGCTGTCGGGCTATTTGACAGTGCTGCCGCAGGAAACGCCCATCAACGTCAACACCGCCAGCGCCGAGGTGCTGAGCGCCGGCATTCCCGGCCTGGACCTGGCGCGCGCCCGCGATCTTGCCGGCCAGCGCGACCGCGGGCAATGGTTCAACGACGGCGCCGATTTTTACCAGCGGCTGGGCAAGCCCGGCGCCGCCCACGGCGTTCCGATCAGCGTGCGCAGCGAATGGTTCAAGGTGACCGGCCAGGTCAGCATCCACGACACCCCCATCACGATGCAGGCGCTGCTGTATCGCCAGGGCGACGAGCCGCCCGCCATACAGTGGCTGGGAGGCTGACATCAAACACACACTACGCCTGGCTTTGCCTCCTGTTGCGGCCATCACGCCGCAGTCGATGATGGCTTTTGCGCTGTTCGGCCGCGGCGGAAACCTGCTGCGCAGCGGCGAAATGCCGCTTGCGGCGCTTGCCCGATCCGTTCCGGTCGGCCACGTGGAAGCCATTCTGCATCCTCACGACGCCGTGGTCGTGACGGCGCAGCTGCCGCCCGTGCCGGCAAGGCTGCTGGAGTCCGCGGTGCGCGGCAGCGTCGAATCGCTGGCGCTGAGCGACACGGCCGAGCTCTGCATCGCCCACGGGCCGCGCGCCGCCGATGGCAGCGTCTGCATTGCCTGGGCCAGCCGCCAGGCGCTGCTGGACGCCTGGCGCGGCCTGGCCGATGCCGGGCTCGAGCTGGCCGCGATTGTGCCCCACGCCCTGGCGCTGCCCGCAGGCGATCCCCACCCCGGACAGGCGCTGGCGCTGCCGGTGGACGCGCGCTGGCGGGCCACGCTGCCCCGCTGGTCGCTGGCGCGGCCCGAATGGCGCCCGGTGCGGTCCGCGCACCGCTGGCGCGGCGCCGCGCTGTGGGCGGGCGCCGCGGCGCTGCTGTGGCTGCTGGGCTTGAACATCTATGCCGCGCAGTTGCGCAGCGAAGCCCGGTCCGTCCAGGCCGCCACCGAGCAGGCTGTGCGCAAGGCGTTTCCTTCCATGAGCATCATCATCGATCCGGTCCGCCAGGTGCAGAACCTGCGCAACCAGCTGCGCGTGGCCGGCGGCGCCGCCAGCGCGGACGGCTTCATGCCGCTGGTGCTGGGCGCGGCGCAAGTGCTGGGATTCGCCGCCGGGCACGTTGCCTCGCTGCGCTACGAAGAAGGCGTGCTGACCCTGGTGCTGGCGCCAGGCTATCAACCCCCGGCCAATGAGGCTGCGCTGCACCAGGCCGCGGCGGTGCGGTCGCTGCTGCTGCAAAAGGACGATGATGCCGCCCATACCTGGCACGTCCGGCAGGCCGGCATTGCCGAACCCGACGCGAGGCGCCCATGAGCACGCGTCCCGCGGCCGCCGCACCCGTACGCCGGCGCATCGCCGTTATCGGGCAGCAGGCGCATGCGTGGTGGCGCACGCGCACGCCGCGCGAACGCACGCTGCTGAGCGTGGCCCTGGCTGCCCTGGCCGCAACGCTGGCATGGACGCTGGCGATACGGCCCGCGCTGCACACCATCGCGCAGGCGCGGCAACAACTGCCGCGACTGCACGCCGACGCCGCCCGCGTAGACGCCTTGATTGCCGAAGCGCGCGGCCTGGAACAGGCCGAGTCGGGCCGCATGGATGCGGCAAACCTGGCCGGCGCCTTGCGCGCCAGCCTGCAGCGCGCCGGCCTGCAGGCATCGGCGGTGGTCAGTGAAGAGCCTGCGGCGGGCGACGGCTTGCCGCGGCAGTGGGATATTGCGCTGCTCAATGCCGACGTCGCGCGCGTGATGAAGTGGCTGGCCGAGCTGCCCTACCTGTTGCATGTGCAGACCCGGTTTGTGGAACTGGCGCGCGCCAATATCGACGGCCGCGATCGGCCCGGCAGCGTGACCGGGCGTGTGCGCGTGTCTTTGCCGGTGGAGCGCAAGCAATGAGCCGGCGCATCGCGCTGCGCATCGCCGGGCTGGCCCTGCTGGCCTGCTGCGCGGCCGTGCCGGTTCTGCCCGCGCGCTGGATCATGGCCCTGCTGCCGGCCAGCTGGCCGCTGACCGTGGTGGATGCCCGCGGAACCCTGTGGGCCGGCAGCGCGACCCTGGCCGTGGGCACCGCCGCGCGCCGCCGCACCCTGCCCGACCCCGTGCAATGGCGGCTGTCGTTCGCCCCGATGCCCAGGCTGGCGGTCTCGCACCCCTGGCTGGGCGGCCCCGTCAACATGACGCCCGGGTGGCAGGGCATCAAAGTATCGGGCCAGACACTGCAATTGCCCGCTGCCGTGCTGGGCACCCTGGACGCCCGCATCGCCGCCGTCGGCCCGGGCGGCGAACTGTCGGCCCGCTGGCCGGCGGTAGT is from Bordetella petrii and encodes:
- the gspK gene encoding type II secretion system minor pseudopilin GspK translates to MTAPWSALRSPSPGPERHPGSQRGMAVIAALVVVAAAAITAAAILERQALLVDTLTVERDRTDAQWILRGGLDWSRIILLNDARRNAVTRNSAVWAQPIVGLEISTPDGMRKAYFSGQIEDEQGKYNIWRLAQQGVVRPRELAVLRKLLAALGLQESLAQTVASRVADSQGGPGRRQARPGLRTPGELAGLEGISPDVAATLSGYLTVLPQETPINVNTASAEVLSAGIPGLDLARARDLAGQRDRGQWFNDGADFYQRLGKPGAAHGVPISVRSEWFKVTGQVSIHDTPITMQALLYRQGDEPPAIQWLGG
- the gspL gene encoding type II secretion system protein GspL — protein: MMAFALFGRGGNLLRSGEMPLAALARSVPVGHVEAILHPHDAVVVTAQLPPVPARLLESAVRGSVESLALSDTAELCIAHGPRAADGSVCIAWASRQALLDAWRGLADAGLELAAIVPHALALPAGDPHPGQALALPVDARWRATLPRWSLARPEWRPVRSAHRWRGAALWAGAAALLWLLGLNIYAAQLRSEARSVQAATEQAVRKAFPSMSIIIDPVRQVQNLRNQLRVAGGAASADGFMPLVLGAAQVLGFAAGHVASLRYEEGVLTLVLAPGYQPPANEAALHQAAAVRSLLLQKDDDAAHTWHVRQAGIAEPDARRP
- the gspM gene encoding type II secretion system protein GspM produces the protein MSTRPAAAAPVRRRIAVIGQQAHAWWRTRTPRERTLLSVALAALAATLAWTLAIRPALHTIAQARQQLPRLHADAARVDALIAEARGLEQAESGRMDAANLAGALRASLQRAGLQASAVVSEEPAAGDGLPRQWDIALLNADVARVMKWLAELPYLLHVQTRFVELARANIDGRDRPGSVTGRVRVSLPVERKQ
- the gspI gene encoding type II secretion system minor pseudopilin GspI, whose product is MKPPRRQQGFTLLEVLIALAIVSIALAAAMRALGVGAGNVLAAQQRSLALQAAENRLAELRLMRAFPAPGRNAEPCPQGPLALICEQQFQRTVNGSFRLATVRARLPGGPVLAEVNGLLSLLP
- the gspN gene encoding type II secretion system protein N yields the protein MSRRIALRIAGLALLACCAAVPVLPARWIMALLPASWPLTVVDARGTLWAGSATLAVGTAARRRTLPDPVQWRLSFAPMPRLAVSHPWLGGPVNMTPGWQGIKVSGQTLQLPAAVLGTLDARIAAVGPGGELSARWPAVVIGAAGQPAGTRLLDVEWRNAASSLTPVRPLGDYVLALKQGRHGQADLLLSTRQGPLLLNGAGTLGSRGLRFEGSAQADPGAEAHIHAGLHDLLAALGPRKNNQALLSFR
- a CDS encoding PulJ/GspJ family protein translates to MRRARAAQQGFTLIEVLVALALMALLSLISWRALDMVERSSERLQASGDDTLALVRVLGQIESDIGRHAGNGVLPSGTPWNPSARAGALLPPGIQWHDPVLSLVRSAQGGAWQQVAWGTENGSLRRAAGPAARTLPLPEARAGEVMLEHINVFAVRAWIPGQGWTLPGASNARKSATGLEITIGRRHNGRNEIYRKVVQLP